A genome region from Coffea arabica cultivar ET-39 chromosome 7e, Coffea Arabica ET-39 HiFi, whole genome shotgun sequence includes the following:
- the LOC140011370 gene encoding uncharacterized protein — translation MGLGNTIVDENDASNQDRAKAMIFLRRHLDEGLKVEYLTVKDPLVLWQDLKKRFDYLKLVVLPKVRYYWLHLRLQDFKSVNEYNSAMFRITSQLSLCGEKVTDENMLEKTFSTFHVSNMLLQQQYREKGFKKYSELIACLLLAEQNNELLLKNHESRPTGASPFPETNATQSQNFGRGRGRGRGRGRRGGRGRGRGRGRGHGRDRSRFVPRENYYRGKQQNISQKRENNYDLKNGEKKVYEEKCYRCGMEGHWSRTCYTAEHLVDLYQESLKRKNKGVKTNFIDQKNNYDNGDDADITHPDVTDFFEHPEDVNKYPMIV, via the coding sequence ATGGGTCTTGGTAATACTATTGTTGATGAGAATGATGCCTCAAACCAAGACCGGGCTAAGGCCATGATTTTCCTTCGTCGTCATTTAGATGAAGGATTAAAAGTAGAGTATCTTACTGTCAAAGATCCTCTTGTCCTTTGgcaagatttgaaaaaaagattCGACTACCTGAAGTTGGTCGTTCTTCCAAAAGTCCGATATTATTGGCTTCACTTACGGCTACAAGATTTCAAATCTGTCAACGAATATAATTCAGCCATGTTCAGAATTACTTCTCAACTATCATTGTGTGGCGAAAAAGTCACTGATGAAAACATGTTAGAGAAAACATTCTCTACTTTTCATGTCTCTAATATGCTCCTGCAGCAGCAATATAGAGAGAAAGGATTTAAGAAATATTCTGAACTTATTGCATGTCTTCTGTTGGctgaacaaaataatgaattattgttgaaaaatcATGAATCCCGACCAACTGGTGCTAGTCCATTCCCTGAAACGAATGCGACTCAATCTCAAAATtttggtcgaggtcgtggacgtggacgtggacgtggccgtagAGGTGGTCGTGGAAGAGgccgtggacgtggccgtggccATGGACGTGATCGTAGTAGATTTGTGCCCCGTGAAAATTATTACCGTGGCAAGCAACAAAATATTTCCCAAAAGAGGGAAAATAACTACgatttgaaaaatggagaaaagaaagtttatgaagaaaaatgctaCCGGTGTGGTATGGAAGGTCACTGGTCTCGTACCTGTTATACGGCTGAGCATCTTGTTGACCTCTatcaagaatcattgaaaaggaaaaacaaaggtGTTAAGACAAATTTCATTGATCAAAAGAATAATTATGATAATGGTGATGATGCTGATATAACACACCCCGATGTAACTGATTTCTTTGAACATCCTGAAGATGTCAACAAATATCCCATGATTGTTTAG